The nucleotide sequence CTTTCTGAATTAACAGAAACCCTAACGCGCCAATTTCATGGCGTCGCATCATTTCTCGCACCTCCGCCACCAAATTCACAACCTGATCCCTCTGTTTCCGATCGTGATTGCGGCGATTCGTATATTTCCGGCGAAGATGATCATGATCATGTGCCGAATTTGGACGGTCCAGATTCATTAGGAAACAATGAAATTGAGTGTGTTGGTGTAACAGAAGAAGCATTGGCGTTTGCTAAAAATATATCGAATCATCCCGAAACTTGGTTGGATTTTCCTTTATCTGAAGAAGAAGATGACGATGGTACAAAAATTGTGTTTTTttcattattaatttaattaatttattattattattattattatttgatttagCTATTAAGTATTTAGTAATCTGTAGTTCTGTGAGCTCAACATCTGTTGCTTGGTGATAAATTTGGTTACTTTTATAGTAGTATTTGTTAGGTTCTGATCTAGCCCAAAACCGATAGTGTTTCTCAATCTTTTTGTTGGTAATGTTATCATAATGTTATCATCCTCGCCATGAAGTATccccatggcacctttcccatatcgtttgggggtaaaggggaggggggttttaaTTGCCCGTTCCCTTGgaccggtttcaaggtttcctcccggcagcgatgggggcggggttattatcgctgcatcggcatactcgaaacgggagatgatcgcaacgggtggtttagtccccctcgggtgatcccaatcgctgttcaaaaagaaaaaaaaaagaaaaaagaaaaaaaaacattagATGTTTTAATAGACCATTAATTTGAAACGCTTTCATGGATTATGCTGTCTCGATCTAGATTGCTTTCAATTTAGTGCTAATTTGATCTGAATTTAAGGccgtaatatgtatatgtattcatTTAAAAGTACGGATCAAATTATTGTAAAAATGCTCTTTTGTGATCTTGATGCTATTGGTTTTAATGTACCTTTATTTTCTTTGAGTTAGATTTTGAAATGTCTGATACCCAATGGAACCATGTGACGTTGGTTGAACGCCTAGCACCTGGATTAGCTGCACTCAGAATTGAACTATGTCCCATTCACATGAGCGAGAGTTACTTTTGGAAGGTTTACTTTGTTCTGTTGCACCCAAGACTAAATAAACATGATGCTGATCTCTTATCAACACCCCAAGTAAGTTTATGCAATATTTTATATTTTTGcttttttttgttttgttattattatgatatgcTTGTTCCTAAATAGTGTTTCCTCGTTTTTACTGATCTAGCATTTACTCTTAGAGGAAGCTAGTGTTGTACTAGAACATTATGTCTTAGAAAGATATATACTTTCAAATGTTTGTAGCTTAGTTGACTAGATTATtggtatcattatttgtattaaacCTGTAAATCGAAACCAAGTAATTAAGCTACAGTGTATTGTATATATTAAACTAACTGTAGATCGGGGTCTAGGGGCAGTTTTTCCCTCCAAAATGAAGGGTTGTACACTTGTACCCTTCCTGTTTTCAACCGAATTAAACTGTTTCTCCCCCCAGAAAAAAAAGAACCATGCTTTCGTATGAAAAAATATAGTAAACACGTTACTCTCATATATCTCTGATTTGTGATTTCGTTGCCGAAACACAAATTGTCGTTCTTGAATTATCCATGTAAAGATTTCGTGAACCTTGAAAATTGTTTGGTCGAAATACTTTACAGAGAAAGTGTTTACACGATTTAGGAATCAATCCAGTTCATCAATTTCAACCCCGTGTAATAACAATATTGAGACTTCATTATGTGTCTCTAAGATGATGGCAGTAGTTATATAACAATGTTGAACTGGCTTTTGAACTGCAGATAGTTGCAGCACGAAGTATGTGGGTGAAAGAGTTACAAAAGCGGACTAACGAATCCGAATTTTCAGACGGGAGTAATTTTTTGCATGAAGATTCTGCTACTGCATCAGACTCACCTTCTACTAATACGTCTGCACACGCGTTTGAACCTACAGTGACGCATAAATATTCATTCGCAAAGAGTGACAATCTTATGTCTGTAAATGTAGAACAGAAGACTTCATTAGACTGCAGGGCAGCTTACTCTTACACAATGTCCATtgaagatgacgatgatgatgatgattggtttCATCGTAATTCAGAACCAAATGGATACGTTGGTGCTGATGTTCATTTTGGAACGGATGAAGACATTTCATTTAGTGATCTTGAGGCTGATGATGATTGTACCATGCCAATAAGATCCAAGGTTATGTAAAAAGTATGAGAAAGATGTTGACTTTTTTTGGTACCAAATTGGGACCCAATAAGAAGATGCTGGTTTTGGGTCCAAATAATAATGCACGTTTTCGCCACTTGAAGCACTGGCGAAAACAGTTCAGAAGATGTGGTCCCCGCCGCTGATGAACCAGCAATTGTACAGGCACTTTACGTTTGACGACTGCTAGTTATATGCAGGTGTGGATTGATTGGTTGAAGATATGTGATTTTTttaattgtttatatttatatttattaattgattGTGTAGAAAGGAAAAGTCAGTTTAATGTGCTTTCTCTCCATTATATTGTTGTATAAAGTTGTGGTAAATGAGTGACGGTTATATATAAGAATAAACGAATCAACCGATTTTGTTTTTGGGATGAAATTATCTATATAGCTTTGGTTTGTTTTTGTATCTTTCAATATTTGCTAAATACAGTTGTATTGATCTTCCAAGAAAATGTGAAATGCTGCAGTTTTTTATTTATGTTCATATGAATTTATTTATCAGTGATGAAAAATTGAGACATTTACCTATTAGATAAATTAGTGTATATTTAAAGGATGTGTAGTTTGATGCTTTGAATATGATGAATAATTGAATATGTCCTTTTTGTGGTATGCAAATATGCATACAAGTGACTCAAATTTTCATTTTACCTTGGAATGATGATGTTGTTAGATTAAAAGCAGCTCAAGCAGCCGGCATGTCTACGTAGTAAAACAGCGGACAAAGAACTGAAATTAAAAGTTTTTCGTTGCTTCAAATTTCAATCAACACAAAACATACATACTAATGAATAATGATGCAAAGTCGTAAAAGTTTTACCTACTACTAATCGTCGATCTGTATAACAGAGTTGAAATGAAGTATGTTCAATTCACTCAATCATCTATCCTCTTACACCCAATCTTAGATCTTCAATCTTAAAATCTTCAAATGGCTACCTTCATCAACCTTGCTACAGCTTGTGTCAACCTGGCTACCTAGTTGTAAGTTGAAAGACTCATGCAAAATCTAAAAAAATTGCCTCTCTGACCAAAAGTGTACCCATTTTTTACTCTTTCATTTTTTCTGTTTTTGTCatctaaacctactgaaaaagaaaaTATTAGTAGCTAGTAGTATAGAATTTTGTTATTCGACCCGACACAGTTTTGATGTTTACTGCTGCTGCCTATTGTGAAATTATGACATAATACATTCACATAAACTCTTGATCCTTTTATATGCTAGGCTTATAACTGTAGGTATATGGTTCTGTTTGTTACAATATATTGTACACGTGTTAAATGAGCTGCAAGTTATAGTTTCAACGTTGGAAGCAGAATGTGATTATCGACGTTTGTGAATGTGATTTGTGAATGAAACTGACTAACATCTGATGTTTGTGATGTTTTTGATGTTTGTACTATTTGTGAATGCGATTTGTGTGTGAATGCGATTTGTGTGTGAAGCTGCAAGTTATAACTACATGAAACTGACTGGTTTTTAATGTTTGTGAATGCGATTTGTAGAGGAGCAAAGGCGGGCAGCAGGTACCGGAATCttgtgttggtgattttagtgttatcaacaatcattttagttaattgggatttactagaaagcaaaggcttGTCGAATTAAGCTtaatgacgagtttggagagtgcggagtgcacgctcgttcgagttaattcaataaggtcttggaaattacatcttttgatgaaaggtaaccatgaatggttacatcatttcatgaagagTGATGTCATTTCCTAAATGATGTGAACGAAAGGTTGCGTCTTTTCGTTGAAGGGTTACATCCTTTGGTTGAAAGGTTGCGTACTTTCACTCGCACCTTTTCGcttcctataaatataggaatatgtTTTTGCTTTCATTTTAACAAACAGAAAaacacacatactctctaacaatttgatcagtgatttcattgccaaaaacactgattgcgttcttgtcttatccctgtaaagatttcgtgcaaccgaggcaatcgtagggtcgaaatactttatagagaaagtgaacacacgattcaagaacgaatccggcagtcaattcatacccaatttctaacaaatctataaagtatttcatgataatgataaagatgaatCGTTGAAGACTTTTGGGATTTGATATGGAATTCTGTGTGATAAACCTTGAATGAGTTTTGAAAAGAcattggtggaaattatcatggaaCTTCTGTTGAACGATATACGAACTTCTACTATCAATGGAATTAACGAGTCACATATGACTCgtgtatgtaagtttttatttaattcatCTTCATAAAACATGTTACTGTTGTGATCATGCACTTCTCGTTCATTGAATATATTGTTTTATAAAAAATGAAGCACATGGCAACCCAAACGTATTAAAGAAATTGGTGATTATTATAATTGattatcattaattatttattataataatactgtTTAATTTCTTTTACATAGACAATCAAACAATTGTGATTATCATAACGGTAATTAACTTATTGTTGCGCGTTTGAGTACCATTCATCATGAGTACCATTCATGATTTCATGTGACAAAATATTGACATGTCTTTGGAAGGTCTTTCATGAGGAAAATTGACAAAAGTCAATTGTGTAAAAGTTTCAATCAAATATCACGGCCGGTTATTTATGTGGTATTGGAATTGAAATTATTTGCTTAACATATACTTCGTATTCGTTATACGGATGATTGTCTTGAATTAGAGAACTACATAtctctatgaaaatatatgtaACCGTTGTCTCTCCATTGCAATCTGGTCATGATGCATTTTGGAAAGCATAAGCATCAAGTGATTTTCTCATGTCCTTATCGTCAAACGgatcaacaagtcaactttgacttgtaCAGTTGTACTTGTAAGTTCCCCTTTAATTTATTGAGCTATTAAAATTTTCTTGTTACCGGAGGCAGAATTACACCATGTCTAATGTCTTGCATGACACTATTTGGTAGACTTGTAATAGAAACATGGTGCATGTCAACGGTTGTATTAACTAATTTACACCGCATGAATGCATGTATGGTAACCGCTACCTTGAATtttgtttctaaaaaaaaaaaaattcggcaAAAGGAACAGTAAAATGGATATACATTTGAAGGGATGACTTTATGGGGAATTTCATATAAAATCATTTAATTGTTGATGTGCCTTAATCGGTAACTGCCTATATAATTAATTCCCTCATTGTGAAGTGTTGGATATATACATGATCATTCGAGTTGGTGGTGGTGACATTCTTAAATTCCTAATATAAGTAACAGTTAGGTTATAAGAAACTGCTTTTTTAGGAATGAATTAACGAGTATTAtatgatcataattattattattgttattataatatacATGGATGTGTGGTGTAAATAAAAGAATGTTGTAATTACATTCTTTTGGATGATTGACATGGACACTTTCCGTGGATTGTTAATATTTGTGATTGTTGATAAGACAATGAATTGATTGGTAACAATTGTTGGGCTATTTAACGAGTGGTAATAATTCGTTAGAATAGTCACAAAACAATCTTATAAGTTTGTGAAGTGACTATTGTGTTATCAAATAAAATGATCATGAAATCGTTATTTATTGGTGAAGGATATCCATTAACCATTTGATGATTTATCAAAATGGTACAAGTTAGTGAAACGATTATAGTTTGATATGGAAAGAGGATTAGATGTTGCTTAATTGTTATTGAATACTGGTATGCTTTGAAAATTGGTGATATGATGTATGTGATTATATCAAGTGATCAATATGGTATGGTGTTACAAAGATTAAGCATGGTTTAGTGGAATTCATTGTGATGGTGCTTAAGTACTTTAGTACTTGTAAAAGCAAACCATGGATTATGGTTAATTCACAATGTGAATCCTTAAAGCATATTGAAATTATATTGAGTTTACTATTGATCATTAAGATTATACATCTACAAGTTGTTGATTTTACACTTGGTATAGATGAGGTGTATTAGCTCAAAGGATGGATGTTGAGATTATTGACATTATAAACTAATTGTCATTACTTCTTGGTTCTAGAAGTGGATTGACTAAggtatgtttataattataatctaaCTATCCAATGTAATAGTAATAATTGTGTACACAAGGATAATGGAgatacattatcaagggtgtatAAATTATAGGTTACATTGATTACTTGTGAGAGGTAGACATATGAAAGACTAATCAATCAATTGGTTTGAGTACTCACAAGTTTCTTACAGTAAAATAAGGACTTGGTAAATCCTTGGTTTAAAGAATTGCAAAGAAAAGAAAATTGATTGAAGTcataatgaataagattaaaagttCATGGTGATCCCTAGTTGTGGGATGTCCTTTGACTAAGGCATGTTATTGAAACAAGTGAAAGTTTAGACAATTATGCCTTAGACATACTATGTTTCGTGAGTTGATCACGAATGGAGTGATATATGTGGATTTTGTTGGGTCACACCAAAATTTGGCAAATCACTAGATTAAAACATTAGCCGGAAGCGCGCAATTTGGCTAATGTTATGGGATTGAAGTCCACCCagatcttccaaagtgagacgcccaattcccttctagtacaacgctaggagctgaattcaatgaggtaagcttactttctgaagattgaaacacataaatatactgatcccaaagtatgtgtttagacccgtaagtggagttaggttgaagtttaacttcttaatagttcttttgaaaaattgcatatgcgggtgcaagactaaaagagctacctatgtgaacatgaagttttgccgcttcaatggagctttggacttagctgccaatatgttcactgaaggattgggacacatggcttataatagtgtcaagattgtcttagagatatgtaagaaactgatgtgtataatattttatagtcttcatatgagtggaagggttcaatttctgaaacaccctgatactcgaattctcgtaaatattatactaagtgaaaattcaatttctgaaacattttcatttatgcattagtttgttctgtttgtttagttattttagtaaatcaaggattacactaaaatgggggggatttgttggtgattttagtgttatcaacaatcattttagttaattgggatttactagaaagcaaaggcttatcgaattaagcttaatgacgagtttggagagtgcggagtgcacgctcgttcgagttaattcaataaggtcttggaaattacatcttttgatgaaaggtaaccatgaatggttacatcatttcatgaagagTGATGTCATTTCCTAAATGATGTGAACGAAAGGTTGCGTCTTTTCGTTGAAGGGTTACATCCTTTGGTTGAAAGGTTGCGTACTTTCACTCGCACCTTTTCGcttcctataaatataggaatatgtTTTTGCTTTCATTTTAACAAACAGAAAaacacacatactctctaacaatttgatcagtgatttcattgccaaaaacactgattgcgttcttgtcttatccctgtaaagatttcgtgcaaccgaggcaatcgtagggtcgaaatactttatagagaaagtgaacacacgattcaagaacgaatccggcagtcaattcatacccaaTTTCTAACATCTTGGGAGTCTACAAAAGAAAAAGTCACACTTATTTTCTTCATATTGTAATAGCTAGGAAGAGATTCCATTTTCAACTAGGAACACAATGTAACGTAATGTATGTAGCATTCCGAATGCTGTAAGTCTGTAAATATATTTTGCTTTTTATTAACGAGGGTAAGAAACCCGCGCTTTGTCGCGGGATAGTTTTGATCGGTTAACGTTTGGTTAATTGAACGTTAAAAAAATGATCAACGGTTGGTGAATTGAACATCTAAAAAATAAAGAAAAGGCAAAAGAAGGTAAAAAAAGGAAGTGAAAAAATATTGGTCGGTTAACGGTCCATTAATTCAACGGTTAGAAAAAACAGTCGAAAGTTAATTTACTGAatgtaaaaaaagaaaaaaaaaactgttaGTTTAAAATAAAATTGTAAACGGTTGTTAGTTAGGCATTTAAAATTAAAGGAAttaaagaggaagagaaaaagtagAAAAAGTTGTAAAAAGCATAATGATTAAAAAAAAGATCAGCAATTTACCCCAACGTTGGGGTAATTACCATAATGCCATGGTGAATAGTGTTCAAAACTCATGTCTTTTAGTatatatgatgataataatgataatgataatgtcatCGTGCAGCATAGCGCGCGGGCCACATTTCTAGTTATATATAGAAACTAGAGTAAATCATAAACAATCATGAGTGGACGATTCTTTGGGGCTGACACTCGATCTTTAAATTGATTTTGAGATGAAAATG is from Rutidosis leptorrhynchoides isolate AG116_Rl617_1_P2 chromosome 10, CSIRO_AGI_Rlap_v1, whole genome shotgun sequence and encodes:
- the LOC139870277 gene encoding uncharacterized protein, yielding MSWLARSIANTLVIEDNPNLNSSNSPPNHFKFQQQQIQSSEVEDRDRSGSVKEDLSELTETLTRQFHGVASFLAPPPPNSQPDPSVSDRDCGDSYISGEDDHDHVPNLDGPDSLGNNEIECVGVTEEALAFAKNISNHPETWLDFPLSEEEDDDDFEMSDTQWNHVTLVERLAPGLAALRIELCPIHMSESYFWKVYFVLLHPRLNKHDADLLSTPQIVAARSMWVKELQKRTNESEFSDGSNFLHEDSATASDSPSTNTSAHAFEPTVTHKYSFAKSDNLMSVNVEQKTSLDCRAAYSYTMSIEDDDDDDDWFHRNSEPNGYVGADVHFGTDEDISFSDLEADDDCTMPIRSKKGKVSLMCFLSIILLYKVVLY